The Henckelia pumila isolate YLH828 unplaced genomic scaffold, ASM3356847v2 CTG_525:::fragment_3, whole genome shotgun sequence genome segment tttatggaattaaaaatataaattcattgaTAATATGactaagaaaaaatatatagaagTTACAGACAAAAAGTGAAAATTCAATGCAAAcaagactaaaaataaaaaaaaaatgcaagttacaggactaaaattgtaaattcaatATTAACAGGACTTAAAGTGAAAAAATCATgaaagttacaggactaaaaatgcGAATTAATGTTAACaggatcaaaaataaaaaaaagatgcaagttacaggactaaaattataaaattatttttaacaggacctaaaaataaaaaatatgcaaATTATAAGACCAAAATTGTAATTCTTCACTTCAGTCATTTCAACAACAAAAAgttattttttgtttgtttcCCCAAGCATACACTCATTTCACATTTGATCTCTTACAAGAAAGATTTTCAACTTCAAAACTGATATTTGCTTATTTGTCTAacagatttattatttttgtattaaaaaaaacacttgtTTCTGTAATAATCAAAAACAGAAGGAAAAAAGGTACATCATTTCCGGATCTGGATCCTTTGCTGTGGAGAGAGAAACAGCACAGAATACTGTGCAATATATAGACTTCTGTAATTCATATCACaagattaaataattaaatattatttaattaattacacaCATGGAATATtgaaatcatatatattttaatgcaCAGTATACTGTGTTGTTTCTCTCTCCACAGCAGATGATCTTAATTTTTCCATCATTTTCAGACTGTGCAGACCCAATATATATGTGcattatatgattttatcaatataatattttttaataattattaaattttagaaCACGAAGATAGAtatattttcacaaataaataatagaaaatatataatcaaGTAATTCAAAAAATTGAGCactccaaatatatatatatataacctcaaatcaattattaattaattgattttctTTTATACAAAAATAGCAGATACTCCAAATAAttagcaaataaaataaatagaaaacatgtactagtgtaattttattaaCTCACAATTGGAGAAAACCCACTCAGTAGTACTCCACCATAGTCATTGCTCTGATCTTCCCATCTTACAGCAAAAATTGGAGAAAGAAATGTGCCCTTTACAGCTCTTATgttgaaatatataataaaataaaataaatttgttaaatattagttgtatatatatatatatatatacaccaaTGTACAAAATCAGATTGTGTAAATATCCAGTTAGGATTATTTAaaccataaaataaaataatggcATGACAAATGTCGATGTTGAGAGGAAAAAACAATACATAATTAATCTTAAAAATCTCTGAGTATctgcaatcaaaaataaataaataaaaatttccgGTTCCCAACAAAATTTGATGAGAATAATGTTGATCTtcttttgcttttgctttttcttttttttgaagattattacttttaatctttgtgtatgtatatataattaggacacgGATTTTTTTATGATATATGGCCTATATGAGATAGTTTAAGTTATGGTGTATTAAATTTTGCAAGATATATATAATGGTAATTAAGCATTTATTGAAATATATACATTTGATTTTTTATGTTCAAAATAATTATTGTCTTCCGATCATTTCCTGATATACAATTAGACCCAATTGATCGCCCtctcaattaaaaatattattcaagTTTTACGTGCAGTTTCTCTAAAATTTAAGTTCCATAggacaaaaataatatattgtttCGAAAACTACATCGGCCCTATCAAGGTTGCCAAtttggattaaaattttatcaactCAAACTCGAATTAATCCGAAAATGGCTAACCCGACTAATCCGATCACACAAACcaattagattttatttttttatatttttaacaaaataaataaattaaaatttaaaacacaatAATTAtagtaatattttaatttaaacacataataaaaaaaatctcacttatataatttaaatttaaaagtctAATGgtagaaaatttaaagtattattattacaaaaatcaaaaattattttaaaaaatcaaaattttacaaaatagatGTTAAATGATGAAATTCTATTATATCAatatgtaataattttttttcaaacatacaatatataaaaatgcAATCAATCTTTCTTAAATATTCTATataaataatagtaataataaagAAATCGGGTCATCTCGGATTAACTCTAACCCAACCCAAATCCGTAATTTTCAAATCAATTCGGTCCGTTGCCggattagatttattttttaCCTCTCCCGCCATAAAATGGGGATTTTGAGTGGTTGAAAGAAAAATAACATAGGAGAGAGAGTGGCTGATGTTTATTACTATTTGCACAAAACACAACTTAGAACACTTCTTGTCCCTCAATGATTTCCAAGTTTGAAAGTATCATCTCCCAACTAAAAAAGAAACCTTATCCGCATCACCAGTAATTTATCATTCTAAAAAACTAGTTGGAATTCTTCTAAAAAACTAGTTGGAATTCTTCAAAATCACCCCCTACAGTTCATTATTTTCCAAATCGAATTTACGCCAATGAAACGCAGTATAGCAGCTAGTAAATCCTCTCTGCTGTAGATACGGGACGTAAGAAAACGACTATAACCGTGATGTTATCTTTGCTGCCACGTGCTGCAGCTTCAGTCGCCAATCTCTTCGCGCACATTCCAGCCTCTTTCACCGTGTCTCTGATGATGCTTACAACATCTGTGTCGCTCACAACATCCCACAGCCCATCACTGGCCATCACCTGAAAATTAATTAGAGACATTATAGCCCACAGAAAAGGAACATGATGTAAATATtcatgaagagatagagaaaaagGGATATTATTTGGATTGTAGGCAACAAATGTCTGGACTCGAGTTTAGGCAACAAATTATGTACACCCGAATATCTATGACAAATGGCTCCCAAATAAATATGACTTGCCATATATTCATCTTCCGCCGATAGTAAAGTTTCATCAACCTCAGGTTCTGCAGTTACATAAGGCTTTAGATCATCATCACCAATGGATCGCGTAACCTGATAAAAGGACGTAATGATAAAACACAAAGCAATATCAGATATGGAATCACAAAACATTATGGAGACAAATTAAATGCACATATTTATATCGTCGTCTTAtcaaaaaaatttgtaaaaataattttactcAAGTGAATTACCTGGAGAGCGGCAGGACCAACCCTCCATGTATCAAGCTGCCATTTAACCTCACCACCAGCACTAATGACACGCTCTCTCTCTTCAACACAACTTGCAACATGGTCCTACTATATTGAGGTCGTccagttaaattttttttaaaaaacgtaTAATACCTAGCAGCGTGAAAACGAGAAAGACATAATACTGCTATAAAGTCCAGGGGTGAATCACATAAATTCTAGGGAAAGGGGGAAACTAAACGGAAATCAGGAGGGACCTAATCACATAAATTCCATCTCACCCTGGTTAAAGCATAGGGATTTCCTGTACGACATAAAATCACTTTGCAATCGCCGGCATTAGCAACAAATAACTTGTTTTTCACTATAAGAGCAGTGACTGCAGTACAACCAGGGTGGAAGTCCCTTTGAATAACTCCGCTTAATTTACGCTGAGAGTTTAGCTCATTCCTGAAGACAATATCGGTCCTAACAAAAGCTTCTACGAGTGCTTGAGAAGGACTGCACACATGTCAGATATATAAAGATAAGTAACTCCATGGTATTGGTATTCATATTCACTAATATCAATCTACAACACGCAAAATTAGATTATAAGGAGAAGGGTTTTACCTGCTCGCTGAGATCTGAGCCCTCAAAAATTCAGGTAGAGCCCCAGCTGAAAACTCAGCAGCAGCTGCACCTGCACATAATACAGGAGCTTGTATTTGTTTCTTGATGCCATTTGCACAAGTCCATTGCAAAACATTCAAAAGGTCAAAGATTTAATAATTCCTAGAGTTTGCATTGATGTCATTAGAAAGTGGATATACATACATACCTCGATGACCATCGAAAATCCCAAAAAAATGGGCATCCTCTTCATTGCAGAAATTGGGTATTAAAAAATGTGAATCCTCCATGGTTTCTCTTCTTCCACAAGTTGAGAAGGAACCCCAAGAGAGAACTGGATGGTAGGGAAAAGAACTGTTTGAAGAGTTAAACCACGTGCCCAGAACATTATGAGAAGAAAGCAAATCACTTGGTGAAAACTCTTTGCCATGGGCAAACCAGTTAATTGGTTCTTGATAACTTTTAACGGCTGTTTCATGGGTGTTCCCACAAGATATACGAGAGCTGACAAAGGCTTCTTCTTTATCCACTCCTCTTTCGCATTCAAACATTACATCAAG includes the following:
- the LOC140873065 gene encoding protein kinase and PP2C-like domain-containing protein isoform X2, producing MVLEIMEPNNCIRGCCHSQTIPLHLHPSSYSLASPIARAKALQYLHNLGIVHRDVKPANILLDENFHPHLADFGLAEHKNNLKQVSASDWKSGKPTGGFHKRNMVGTLIYMAPEVLRREIHTEKSDVYSFGITINELLTGVSPYTDLRAEAQAHTVLEMNYTEQQLTAAVVSEGLRPVLATSESSASTKFIPLIQRCWDADPQKRPSFNDIVSELDVMFECERGVDKEEAFVSSRISCGNTHETAVKSYQEPINWFAHGKEFSPSDLLSSHNVLGTWFNSSNSSFPYHPVLSWGSFSTCGRRETMEDSHFLIPNFCNEEDAHFFGIFDGHRGAAAAEFSAGALPEFLRAQISASSPSQALVEAFVRTDIVFRNELNSQRKLSGVIQRDFHPGCTAVTALIVKNKLFVANAGDCKVILCRTGNPYALTRDHVASCVEERERVISAGGEVKWQLDTWRVGPAALQVTRSIGDDDLKPYVTAEPEVDETLLSAEDEYMVMASDGLWDVVSDTDVVSIIRDTVKEAGMCAKRLATEAAARGSKDNITVIVVFLRPVSTAERIY
- the LOC140873065 gene encoding protein kinase and PP2C-like domain-containing protein isoform X1 encodes the protein MVLEIMEPNNCIRGCCHSQTIPLHLHPSSYSLASPIARGAESVVYQAILDGTKVAVKKPILSTSDDLDKFHKELQILCKLDHPGILKLVAAHARPPNYMFFLEFYEAGNLAQKLHVEEWSPSIGQAVKVTLYLAKALQYLHNLGIVHRDVKPANILLDENFHPHLADFGLAEHKNNLKQVSASDWKSGKPTGGFHKRNMVGTLIYMAPEVLRREIHTEKSDVYSFGITINELLTGVSPYTDLRAEAQAHTVLEMNYTEQQLTAAVVSEGLRPVLATSESSASTKFIPLIQRCWDADPQKRPSFNDIVSELDVMFECERGVDKEEAFVSSRISCGNTHETAVKSYQEPINWFAHGKEFSPSDLLSSHNVLGTWFNSSNSSFPYHPVLSWGSFSTCGRRETMEDSHFLIPNFCNEEDAHFFGIFDGHRGAAAAEFSAGALPEFLRAQISASSPSQALVEAFVRTDIVFRNELNSQRKLSGVIQRDFHPGCTAVTALIVKNKLFVANAGDCKVILCRTGNPYALTRDHVASCVEERERVISAGGEVKWQLDTWRVGPAALQVTRSIGDDDLKPYVTAEPEVDETLLSAEDEYMVMASDGLWDVVSDTDVVSIIRDTVKEAGMCAKRLATEAAARGSKDNITVIVVFLRPVSTAERIY